The Haladaptatus sp. R4 DNA segment AGTGTTTCTTCCACTCAATGTTCGCGTCGGTGTACGCCGAGAGGTCGATGGTCCCGTCTCCCTTCGACGGGTCCACGGTCTTCGTTCCGTCGCCCCCCGAGCTCGCACTGCCGCCGCGCGTACAGCCGCTCAACGTGAGCGCTACACCCGTCCCCGCGTACGCGAGGAAGTCGCGGCGCGTTCTATTCGTCGTCATCGTTCACCCGATCCGTTGCGCTGATTCGGTTGCTGGTGTTCATGGTTCTGTGTCCGCCTGTCATCCACACCGCTGTCCCGTGAGGGGACGTCGTGTCACACCGTCCGGTTCGATGCGGTTCAGCTATCCACGCGAGTAATTTGATTACAGATAATTAAGTATTGTCCTTATCGATGATCACGTTGATAGTTCATATCTCGTATGCTACCACAACGACTATGTTCAGCGAATCGCTCACCGTAGCCATGGACTGTGACTTGACAGACCGTACCGCCCTCATCACGGGTGCTGGCCGCGGAATGGGAAAGAAAACGGCGAAGACGTTCGCACGAAACGGTGCCGACGTCGTCATCAACGACGTGGACCCCGACGTGGCGGAGGAGACCGCCGCGGAAGTCCGGGACCTCGGCGTCGAAGCAGTCGGCATCGCCGCCGACGTGAGCGACGCCGCGGAAGTCCAGGCGATGGTCGAACGGGCGACGGAGGAACTGGGTCCCATCGACGTCCTCGTGAACAACGCGGGCGTCGGCGACGCCGGGCCGTTCGTCGATGACTCCTACGACGACACCTTCGAGTTGAACCTCGACGTGCACCTCTACGGGTCGCTGAACTGCACTCGCGCGGTCATCGACGGGATGGTCGAGCGCGGCTACGGGAAGGTCGTCAACATCACGTCGATTCACACGAAAAACGGCGTCGGGATGTCGCCCGCCTACGACGTGGGTAAGTACAGCCTGCTCGGGCTAACCAAGAGCCTCGCACTGGAACTCGGCCGCGAGGGGGTCCGCGTCAACGCCGTCGCACCGGGATGGGTGAACACCAGAATGACCGAGGGATTCAGCGACGACGTTCGCCAGCAGATTCTGGACAACAACCCGGTCGGCCGACTCGCGGAACCCGAAGACATCGCGAACGCCGTGACGTTCCTCGCGTCGCCCGCCAGCGACTACATCAACGGCCACGAACTCCGCGTCGACGGCGGACAGGTCCCCATCGATAGCTGGCGATTGGATAATCGTTAGACGATTATTCGTCCCGATTCGGATAGATCATCTTCTTCAGCCCCTCCTTTTCCTCCATGCCGTCGAACGCGTTCGACAGTCCGTCGAGACCATACTCGTCGGTGATGAGCGACTCGACGTCGATTCGCCCGTTTCTCAGGAACGTGACGGCGCGCGTGAAATCGTTGGGCGTCAGGGAGAACGTTCGACGAGTTCCGTCTCGTCGTAGTACACCGAGAACGGATCGATTTCGACCGTCGCGTCCTGCGGCGGGACGCCGAAAATCAACGTGGTTCCCCCGGCGGACGGCAACGACAGCGCTATCTCGATGGTTTCGGGCAACCCGACCGCCTCGACGGCGATATCCACGCCATCGACGAGTTCGTCGAGTTCCGATTTCAGGTCGGTCTCCACGGGGTCGATGCCGTAGTCCGCGCCGGTTTCGAGCGCCAGTTCGCGTCGGTGATCGACGGGTTCGGAGACGATGACCGTTCCGGCGCCGCTCGCGCGGAACGTCTGGGAGAGGAGCAGGCCGATGGGTCCGGCGCCGATGATGACGACGGTGTCCCCGGATTCGAGGTCCACTTGATCGACGGCGTGGATACAGCAGGCGAGCGGTTCGGCGAACGCCGCTTTCCGGTACGCCAACTCCCCCACGGGTTCGACGTAGCCTTCGGGTGCGCGAACGTACTCGGCGAACGCGCCGTCGATGATGGTGTCGGCCGCGCCGCCGATGGAGGTGAAGTTCTCACAGAGGTTCTCCTTCCCGCTCTGACACGCTCGACAGTCGTTGCAGGGGATCGATGGGTTGATCGCCACTCGGTCGCCGACGGAGACGTTGGACACGTCGTCCCCGACGGCGACAACTTCCCCGGCGCTCTCGTGGCCCGGTATCATCGGGAACTCGACGGGGAACGTCCCGTGGTACATGTGATAGTCGGTCATACAGACGCCACAGGCGTTCACCCGGACGAGCACGTCCCAATCGTCCGGGTTCGGTCTTTCGTGCTCCTCGATAGCGACGGTCCGCTCGTCGGTAAGTACGGCTGCTTTCATTATCGACACCTGCTAATCCGTGGACCAGCGGTTAAAACTTCCCCCTCCGGTGTCGCACTTCCAATCGATACTCTCCTGCGAAATACTTACTACCGATGCGCGGGATATATCGACAAATGGGTGTACTAGAC contains these protein-coding regions:
- a CDS encoding SDR family NAD(P)-dependent oxidoreductase → MDCDLTDRTALITGAGRGMGKKTAKTFARNGADVVINDVDPDVAEETAAEVRDLGVEAVGIAADVSDAAEVQAMVERATEELGPIDVLVNNAGVGDAGPFVDDSYDDTFELNLDVHLYGSLNCTRAVIDGMVERGYGKVVNITSIHTKNGVGMSPAYDVGKYSLLGLTKSLALELGREGVRVNAVAPGWVNTRMTEGFSDDVRQQILDNNPVGRLAEPEDIANAVTFLASPASDYINGHELRVDGGQVPIDSWRLDNR
- a CDS encoding alcohol dehydrogenase catalytic domain-containing protein; translated protein: MKAAVLTDERTVAIEEHERPNPDDWDVLVRVNACGVCMTDYHMYHGTFPVEFPMIPGHESAGEVVAVGDDVSNVSVGDRVAINPSIPCNDCRACQSGKENLCENFTSIGGAADTIIDGAFAEYVRAPEGYVEPVGELAYRKAAFAEPLACCIHAVDQVDLESGDTVVIIGAGPIGLLLSQTFRASGAGTVIVSEPVDHRRELALETGADYGIDPVETDLKSELDELVDGVDIAVEAVGLPETIEIALSLPSAGGTTLIFGVPPQDATVEIDPFSVYYDETELVERSP